Proteins encoded within one genomic window of Amycolatopsis sp. 2-15:
- a CDS encoding F0F1 ATP synthase subunit epsilon, with protein sequence MAEMSVELVAVERRLWSGTATFVVAQTTEGEIGIMPGHEPVLGQLVEGGVVKVTTTDGEILTAAVHGGFLSVTATGVSVLAESAELSDEIDIDAAKAALSADDEAERTRATAQLRAAGQSV encoded by the coding sequence GTGGCTGAGATGTCCGTGGAGCTGGTGGCCGTGGAGCGCCGGCTCTGGTCGGGTACCGCCACCTTCGTGGTGGCACAGACCACCGAGGGCGAGATCGGCATCATGCCCGGCCACGAGCCGGTGCTGGGCCAGCTCGTCGAGGGTGGCGTGGTGAAGGTGACCACGACCGACGGCGAGATCCTCACCGCCGCCGTGCACGGTGGTTTCCTGTCGGTGACCGCCACCGGGGTGAGCGTGCTCGCCGAGAGCGCCGAGCTTTCCGACGAGATCGACATCGACGCGGCGAAGGCGGCGCTGTCCGCGGACGACGAGGCAGAGCGGACGAGGGCAACAGCCCAGCTCCGCGCAGCCGGTCAGTCGGTCTGA
- a CDS encoding DUF2550 domain-containing protein produces the protein MKIAIVVLGLLIVLAVLAAWYGQRWIRMRRGGGVSVALRWRPDNPRASWHLGLGRYEGDEFVWYRVWSLRSGPDRVFQRESMQIADRRDPSGTEAYAVPEGATVLRCESPTQEAIEIAMGPGALTGFLSWLESAPPGRMLPHAS, from the coding sequence GTGAAGATCGCCATCGTGGTGCTGGGGCTCCTGATCGTGCTCGCCGTGCTGGCGGCCTGGTACGGCCAGCGGTGGATCCGGATGCGCCGCGGCGGTGGCGTGAGCGTCGCGCTGCGGTGGCGTCCGGACAACCCGCGCGCCAGCTGGCACCTCGGGCTCGGGCGCTACGAGGGCGACGAGTTCGTCTGGTACCGCGTGTGGAGCCTGCGCAGCGGCCCGGACCGCGTGTTCCAGCGCGAGAGCATGCAGATCGCCGACCGGCGGGACCCGTCCGGCACGGAGGCGTACGCGGTGCCGGAAGGAGCCACTGTCCTGCGGTGTGAGTCGCCCACGCAGGAGGCGATCGAGATCGCGATGGGGCCCGGTGCGCTCACCGGGTTCCTGTCCTGGCTGGAGTCGGCTCCGCCGGGACGAATGCTGCCGCACGCGTCCTGA
- a CDS encoding cob(I)yrinic acid a,c-diamide adenosyltransferase, whose amino-acid sequence MVVRINRVYTKVGDSGTTALGDGSRIPKTSPRLGAYADTDEANSVIGLAIAMGSLGDEIATVLRRVQNDLFDVGADLCLPIQENPPYEPLRITEAYLERVEGWCDEFNERLPKLTSFILPGGTPGAAYLHQARTVTRRAERSAWALVEAEPDTTNPIAVKYLNRLSDLLFILGRLANPDGDVLWKPGG is encoded by the coding sequence ATGGTCGTTCGCATCAACCGCGTCTACACCAAGGTCGGCGACAGCGGCACCACGGCGCTCGGAGACGGCTCGCGGATCCCCAAAACCTCGCCCCGCCTGGGCGCTTACGCCGACACCGACGAGGCCAATTCCGTCATCGGGCTGGCCATCGCGATGGGTTCCCTCGGCGATGAGATCGCCACCGTGCTCAGGCGTGTGCAGAACGACCTGTTCGACGTCGGCGCCGACCTGTGCCTGCCGATTCAGGAAAATCCCCCGTACGAGCCACTGCGCATCACCGAGGCCTACCTCGAACGCGTGGAGGGCTGGTGCGACGAGTTCAACGAGCGGCTGCCGAAGCTCACGTCGTTCATCCTGCCGGGCGGTACGCCGGGCGCGGCCTATCTGCACCAGGCGCGCACGGTCACGCGGCGCGCGGAGCGGTCGGCGTGGGCGCTTGTCGAGGCGGAGCCGGACACCACGAACCCGATCGCCGTGAAGTACCTCAACCGGCTGTCCGACCTGCTGTTCATCCTCGGCCGGCTCGCCAACCCGGACGGCGACGTGCTGTGGAAGCCGGGCGGCTGA
- the murA gene encoding UDP-N-acetylglucosamine 1-carboxyvinyltransferase: MSEHFDVHGGARLVGEVDVVGAKNSVLKLMAAALLAEGTTTITNCPQILDVPLMGDVLRSVGCEVDIDGDTARITTPAELSHRADSAAMGKLRASVCVLGPLVGRLKKAVVALPGGDAIGSRPLDMHQNGLRKLGATSTIEHGCVVANAESLVGAQIWLDFPSVGATENILMAAVLADGTTVIDNAAREPEIADICTMLIEMGAKIEGAGTSTLTVHGVEQLRPTEHRVIGDRIVGATWAFAAAMTRGDLTVRGVNPHHLDLVLDKLRLAGADVTTFDEKGFRVVQPERPKAVDWVTLPYPGFATDLQPFAVALSAVSEGTSMITENVYEARFRFIEEMIRLSGDARTDGHHAVVRGVQQLSSAPVWASDIRAGAGLVLAGLCAEGVTEVWDVFHIDRGYPHFVENLNRLGARIERVAGEPERA; encoded by the coding sequence ATGAGCGAGCACTTCGACGTGCACGGCGGGGCACGGCTGGTCGGCGAGGTCGACGTGGTCGGAGCCAAGAACAGCGTGCTGAAGCTGATGGCCGCGGCCCTGCTGGCCGAGGGCACCACCACCATCACGAACTGCCCGCAGATCCTCGACGTGCCTTTGATGGGCGACGTCCTGCGCAGCGTTGGCTGCGAAGTCGACATCGACGGCGACACGGCACGCATCACCACACCCGCCGAGCTGTCGCACCGCGCGGACTCGGCGGCGATGGGCAAGCTGCGCGCGTCCGTCTGTGTGCTCGGGCCGCTGGTCGGGCGGCTCAAGAAGGCCGTGGTCGCGCTGCCCGGCGGTGATGCGATCGGCTCGCGGCCGCTGGACATGCACCAGAACGGCCTGCGCAAGCTCGGCGCCACCAGCACGATCGAGCACGGCTGTGTGGTCGCGAACGCCGAATCCCTCGTCGGCGCCCAGATCTGGCTCGACTTCCCGAGCGTCGGAGCCACCGAGAACATCCTGATGGCCGCCGTGCTGGCCGACGGCACGACCGTGATCGACAACGCCGCGCGCGAGCCCGAGATCGCCGACATCTGCACGATGCTCATCGAGATGGGCGCGAAGATCGAGGGCGCGGGCACGTCGACGCTGACCGTGCACGGCGTGGAGCAGCTGCGCCCGACCGAGCACCGGGTGATCGGCGACCGGATCGTCGGCGCCACCTGGGCGTTCGCCGCGGCGATGACGCGGGGCGACCTGACCGTGCGTGGTGTCAACCCGCACCACCTCGACCTGGTGCTGGACAAGCTGCGGCTCGCGGGCGCGGACGTGACCACGTTCGACGAGAAGGGTTTCCGCGTCGTGCAGCCCGAGCGGCCGAAGGCGGTCGACTGGGTGACGCTGCCCTACCCCGGTTTCGCCACGGACCTGCAGCCGTTCGCGGTCGCCCTTTCGGCTGTGTCCGAGGGCACGTCGATGATCACGGAGAACGTCTACGAAGCCCGGTTCCGCTTCATCGAAGAGATGATCCGGCTTTCCGGCGACGCCCGCACCGACGGCCACCACGCCGTGGTCCGAGGGGTCCAGCAGCTCTCCAGCGCCCCGGTCTGGGCCTCCGACATCCGCGCCGGCGCCGGCCTCGTGCTCGCCGGCCTGTGCGCCGAGGGTGTCACCGAGGTCTGGGACGTCTTCCACATCGACCGCGGTTACCCGCACTTCGTCGAGAACCTCAACCGCCTGGGCGCGCGCATCGAGCGCGTGGCGGGGGAGCCCGAACGCGCGTAG